TAATGGTCACGGCGTATAAGCCCGATTCGTTTTCAATGCTGTTGGCGCTGGCAAATACCGCAGCGACAAAGGAAATCGTCGCTAAATTATATAAATAATCTGGAATCCACTGCCGTCGAATCAAAGTGCCCAATAAATAACCGACACCAAAGCCTAATAAGCCACCAAGAATCACCACTTTAAGAAAAATGCCCAAAGTATGTCCTAAGGCCTGACCAGTAGAGGCGGTGATTAAAAACTCGTACACCAATACCGCAATTAAGGCACCGATCGGGTCAATTAAGATACCTTCCCAGCGCAGTACATTGGCTACCTGCTTGGTAGGGCGCACGGTGCGCAAAAGCGGCATCACCACCGTTGGGCCCGAGACAATCGTGATGGCACCGAATAAAAACGCAAACGGCCAGCTGACATCCATAATATAATGCGTTGCCACGGTGATCATCAGCCAGGTCAACAAGCCGCCAATGGTTGTCAGTCGCTGCACCAGCGTGGATTGTTCCACAATCTCCTGATAATTCAGCGTCAGGCTACCTTCGAACAGAATCAGCGCGACACACATCGACACCAGCGGGAACAATAAATCACCGAGTAAATCGTCCGGTTTAATCAAACCTAAATAGGGGCCAAAGGCAATGCCGGCCAGCAGTAAAAATAAAATCGCGGGTAGTTTTAATCGCCAAGCTGTCCATTGACTGAGTAGGCCAAACAGAGCGATCAGTGCAAATTGCACGGTAGGGTAGTCAAACATGGCTGTCCAGTAGCGCTTATTATTCTGTGTCGCTTGTGCGCGACGGGATTCATAGTATAGTGATCGGCGTTTCAAGTGTTAACGATTTAATCTTATGTCCAAAACCGTTGGTCGCCCAAGATCTGCAGCAGCCGATGATGCAATTTTTTTCGCCGCAAAGAAACTGTTTTATTTGCAGGCTTACGAGCAGGTGTCAATGCAGATGATTGCCAGCGAGGCAAAGGTGTCAAAGGCTACCCTCTATCGTCGTTGGTCAAATAAATCGCTGCTGGCAATTGAAATATTGATTCAATTGGTGATGGAAAAGCGCGAAGACTTTTTAGTGCGAGCAGGCTATCGCGCGCGCCTTGTGTCCAATTTAAAGGGGCTGCGTGATTTGTTGTCGGGCCCTTATGCTGATGTGGTAGCCAGTTTGATTGCCAGCGGCCAACAAGACGCGTCCTTACGTCATAGCTTTATTGAGTCATTCTTACGCCCAGTACAAACCATCGGCGATCAAGACTTAGCGCAGGCGGTTGCCGACGGTGAGATACTTAGCCCGGTAGATCAAGACTTATTATTCGATCAAATGTTTGGCCTGTTCTATTACCGCTTATTGATCGCAGATCGCAGTATCAGCGACCATGATATCGAGCGTGTCGTCTCTATTTTCTTAGGTCAGTCAGAGGCGTCAGCAAGCTAACTCGGCGGCTCTTATTGCTACAGGCCTTAATTACTTAGCACTATTCTTTAGTACCTCGCTGACCGCAAATATCTGCGGCCAGCGAGTGTGCTGTCAAAAGCGTCAGTTGCCAGCGTTAGCCGCATCCAAGAATGACGGCTTTTCGCCACCCCCATGTGCGGTGATATAGGCACCTGTTACATAACTAGATAAGCCTGAGCCTAAAAATAAACACACATCACCAATATCTTGGGGCGTCGCCATGCGGCCCAAGGGCACGGTTGCGCTTACCTTTTCAATGCCAGCTTCATCGCCATAGTGCAGGTGCGACTGCTCGGTACGAATCAATCCAGCCGCTACCGCGTTTAAACGCACCTTTGGAGCCCACTCAACCGCGAGCGAAGTGGTGAGGTTGATTAAGCCTGCCTTGGCTGCACCATAGGCAGCGGTGCCCGGGCTAGGTCGAAGAGCTGATACACTAGCGATATTAATAATCGCGCCGCCATCGGCTTGCGTTTGCATAATCGCATTAGCGGCTTGCGCGCAGAGCAGAGGGGCGAGCAAATTCAGACCAATAATCTTGTCAGAAAAGCGCGGCGAAGCGGTCGCGGCATCGGTAAAAGGTGCGCCGCCGGCGTTGTTAACCAGCACATCGAGGCTGCCAAACTGATCTTTGGCAAACTGCATGAGGGCTTGCACTTGCTCCCAATCGCGCACATCGCAAGCTTTAAAAACCGCTGATGTATTATTCACCGTTGGCAGCTGCTCTGGCTCAGAACGGCCGCAAATCACAACATTAGCGCCTTGCTGCAGAAAACGTTCTGAAATACCTTTGCCAACGCCTTTGCCGCCGCCTGTGACGACAACCGT
Above is a genomic segment from Pseudomonadales bacterium containing:
- a CDS encoding cation:proton antiporter, with translation MFDYPTVQFALIALFGLLSQWTAWRLKLPAILFLLLAGIAFGPYLGLIKPDDLLGDLLFPLVSMCVALILFEGSLTLNYQEIVEQSTLVQRLTTIGGLLTWLMITVATHYIMDVSWPFAFLFGAITIVSGPTVVMPLLRTVRPTKQVANVLRWEGILIDPIGALIAVLVYEFLITASTGQALGHTLGIFLKVVILGGLLGFGVGYLLGTLIRRQWIPDYLYNLATISFVAAVFASANSIENESGLYAVTIMGITLANMRNVGIEEIISFKEHLSIFLISAVFIILAARVEPDHILALGLPALALFLVIQLLVRPLMVFLVSIGTDFDWREKIV
- a CDS encoding SDR family oxidoreductase translates to MTDRVDFTGKTVVVTGGGKGVGKGISERFLQQGANVVICGRSEPEQLPTVNNTSAVFKACDVRDWEQVQALMQFAKDQFGSLDVLVNNAGGAPFTDAATASPRFSDKIIGLNLLAPLLCAQAANAIMQTQADGGAIINIASVSALRPSPGTAAYGAAKAGLINLTTSLAVEWAPKVRLNAVAAGLIRTEQSHLHYGDEAGIEKVSATVPLGRMATPQDIGDVCLFLGSGLSSYVTGAYITAHGGGEKPSFLDAANAGN
- a CDS encoding TetR/AcrR family transcriptional regulator, whose amino-acid sequence is MSKTVGRPRSAAADDAIFFAAKKLFYLQAYEQVSMQMIASEAKVSKATLYRRWSNKSLLAIEILIQLVMEKREDFLVRAGYRARLVSNLKGLRDLLSGPYADVVASLIASGQQDASLRHSFIESFLRPVQTIGDQDLAQAVADGEILSPVDQDLLFDQMFGLFYYRLLIADRSISDHDIERVVSIFLGQSEASAS